One part of the Hydra vulgaris chromosome 01, alternate assembly HydraT2T_AEP genome encodes these proteins:
- the LOC136074308 gene encoding uncharacterized protein LOC136074308 encodes MVRNRIKKTNKVAIPSETMKVAVNKVLEGTQLNVVARQFNIDRMTLKRYCRKKRLNPNEAFKPNYNNRQVFTAEDEKSLSSYLLIASKMNYGLSTRSTRLLAYEFALKNNKICPSSWIKNKIAGIDWLQGFMKRQPELSLRTPEATSFARSTAFNKHTVREFFQNLKTVRNRYKYNPNCIYNVDETGLTTVQKPVKILAGRESKQVGRITSAERGTLVTACCASNAIGNSIPPLFIFPRVKFHDYMIKEGPPGCVGFANPSGWMNSEIFIEWIKHFVKYSNCSQESPVLLLLDSHESHISVKGLELAIQHGITMISFPPHCSHKLQPLDRTIFGPLKRFYNSACDNWMVSNPRPIT; translated from the coding sequence ATGGTTagaaatagaattaaaaaaacaaataaagttgcTATACCAAGTGAAACAATGAAAGTAGctgttaataaagttttagaagGAACACAACTGAATGTTGTAGCACGTCAGTTTAACATAGATAGAATgactttaaaaagatattgtcgTAAAAAGAGGCTTAATCCAAATGAAGCTTTCAAGCCTAACTACAACAATAGACAAGTTTTTACAGCagaagatgaaaaaagtttatcaagttATTTACTAATTGCATCAAAAATGAACTATGGCCTTTCAACTAGGTCAACGCGATTATTGGCATAtgaatttgctttaaaaaacaataagataTGCCCATCATCAtggatcaaaaataaaattgcaggCATTGATTGGTTGCAAGGTTTTATGAAAAGACAACCAGAGTTGTCTCTACGAACACCTGAAGCAACGAGCTTCGCTCGATCAACAGCTTTTAACAAACACACTGTAAGagagttttttcaaaatcttaaaACGGTAAGAAATCGATATAAATATAATCCTAACtgtatatataatgttgatgaaactggTTTAACAACCGTTCAAAAGCCGGTAAAGATTTTAGCTGGTAGAGAAAGCAAACAAGTTGGAAGAATCACATCTGCAGAACGAGGAACATTGGTAACTGCATGTTGTGCCTCTAATGCTATTGGAAATTCCATTCctccattatttatttttcctagGGTAAAGTTTCATGATTACATGATTAAGGAAGGACCTCCTGGATGTGTGGGATTTGCAAATCCTTCTGGTTGGATGAACTCAGAAATTTTCATAGAATGgattaaacattttgttaaatattcaaACTGTTCTCAGGAATCTCCAGTTTTGTTACTTCTCGACAGTCATGAAAGTCATATTTCTGTTAAAGGCTTGGAGCTTGCAATTCAACACGGAATTACAATGATAAGTTTTCCTCCCCATTGCAGCCATAAATTGCAGCCATTAGATAGAACTATTTTTGGACCattgaaaaggttttacaaTTCTGCATGTGATAATTGGATGGTTTCAAACCCAAGACCAATCACATAG